In a single window of the Vicingaceae bacterium genome:
- the mscL gene encoding large-conductance mechanosensitive channel, producing MGFLKEFKEFAFKGNLIDMAVGFVMGAAFTKLSGSFIKGMVMPLVGLLQGKDMSDWKWVVKQAQTDESGKIIAEEVSVKYGEFLSVLIEFLLVAFVMFLFVKAINAMRKKEEAKPASPPAPSKEELLLTEIRDLLKKNS from the coding sequence ATGGGGTTTTTAAAAGAATTCAAAGAGTTTGCATTTAAAGGCAATTTGATTGATATGGCTGTTGGGTTTGTTATGGGAGCGGCCTTCACCAAACTTTCAGGATCATTTATCAAAGGGATGGTCATGCCTTTGGTAGGATTGCTTCAGGGAAAAGATATGAGTGATTGGAAATGGGTGGTTAAACAAGCACAAACAGACGAATCCGGTAAGATTATTGCCGAAGAAGTGTCGGTGAAATACGGTGAGTTTTTAAGCGTATTGATAGAATTTTTGTTAGTGGCTTTTGTGATGTTTCTATTTGTTAAAGCTATTAATGCAATGAGAAAAAAAGAAGAAGCCAAACCGGCTTCTCCGCCTGCGCCTTCCAAAGAAGAATTGTTGTTGACCGAAATAAGAGATCTATTAAAAAAGAATTCATGA
- the mutL gene encoding DNA mismatch repair protein MutL, with translation MLGKIQILPETVANQIAAGEVVQRPASVVKELLENSIDAGSNHIELNVKDSGKTLIQVIDNGEGMSRADARLCFERHATSKITNSEDLFHIHTKGFRGEAMASIASVAQVELFTKTEEENTGTYIEIHGGKLIKEEPVAWNKGTCVNVKNLFFNVPARRKFLGSDSYEWKMIMQEVIRIALAHPDIRFTVTHNKQPVADYMPGQLKQRIIAIFGEKINEKLVPVNTQTDIISITGFIGKPEYSKKHRTEQFFFANQRYIRYPFLHHAVMDAYEDLLPSGENPAYFIFLNCDPSKIDVNIHPTKTEVKFEDEKAIYQILKTTVRQSLGKFQIAPSLDFDRERIFDDLELSPQKIKVPRISFNPDYNPFKTPTVHSNEKSNGSQFPKRADTKQQPSFDQIRSFYDVPDPAASPSDKLIELPSEQNTDDFLVYRHQYILFILNGNLIAIDRFKAHVRVIYEKIIQSLASNEVSTQKLLLPDTFELSDIELIHLQDANEWLQRIGFEIESFGPRTFAIHGVPSFMTHSNYASIIKDVLKEFNIKDQKELKIGHQIALLLAQKTAVRNGTPLKKEENQMILQQWLACEEPLIYPGGGSTVAEIQIKN, from the coding sequence ATGTTAGGCAAAATACAAATATTGCCCGAAACAGTTGCCAATCAAATTGCTGCAGGTGAAGTGGTGCAAAGACCGGCTTCGGTAGTAAAAGAATTATTGGAAAATTCTATCGATGCCGGCTCCAATCATATAGAACTCAATGTAAAAGATTCGGGAAAAACACTGATTCAGGTAATAGACAACGGAGAGGGAATGTCAAGGGCTGACGCCCGTTTATGTTTCGAACGTCATGCCACCTCTAAAATAACCAACAGTGAAGATCTTTTTCACATACACACAAAAGGATTCCGCGGAGAAGCTATGGCCTCTATTGCATCTGTAGCCCAGGTGGAGTTGTTTACTAAAACAGAAGAAGAAAACACCGGTACTTACATTGAAATCCACGGAGGCAAATTAATTAAAGAAGAACCTGTAGCTTGGAACAAAGGCACTTGTGTGAATGTAAAAAACCTTTTTTTTAACGTACCGGCACGCAGAAAGTTTCTTGGTTCTGATTCTTACGAATGGAAAATGATCATGCAGGAAGTGATAAGAATTGCCCTTGCCCATCCTGATATCAGGTTTACTGTCACTCACAACAAACAACCTGTAGCCGATTATATGCCCGGTCAATTGAAACAACGAATTATTGCCATCTTTGGAGAAAAAATAAATGAAAAACTTGTACCGGTCAACACTCAAACCGACATTATTTCCATCACCGGATTTATAGGAAAACCCGAATACAGCAAAAAACACCGTACTGAGCAATTCTTTTTTGCCAACCAACGTTATATCCGATATCCCTTTTTGCACCATGCTGTCATGGATGCTTATGAAGATTTGCTGCCATCAGGCGAAAACCCTGCATATTTTATTTTTTTAAATTGTGACCCATCAAAAATAGATGTCAATATTCATCCCACCAAAACAGAAGTGAAATTTGAAGATGAAAAAGCCATCTATCAAATACTCAAAACCACGGTACGCCAATCGCTTGGAAAATTTCAAATCGCACCAAGTTTGGATTTTGACCGTGAGAGAATTTTCGACGATCTTGAACTCTCACCACAAAAAATAAAAGTTCCACGTATTTCGTTCAACCCTGATTACAATCCATTTAAAACCCCAACGGTTCATTCCAATGAAAAATCCAACGGAAGCCAATTTCCCAAACGAGCTGATACAAAACAACAACCATCTTTCGATCAAATCCGTTCGTTTTATGACGTGCCCGACCCGGCTGCCTCTCCCTCGGATAAGCTCATCGAATTGCCGTCGGAACAAAACACCGATGATTTTCTCGTTTACCGTCATCAATATATTCTCTTTATTTTAAACGGCAACCTGATAGCCATAGACCGCTTCAAAGCCCATGTAAGAGTTATTTATGAAAAAATTATCCAATCACTGGCAAGCAACGAAGTATCGACTCAAAAATTATTGCTTCCCGACACATTCGAATTAAGCGACATTGAATTGATTCATTTGCAAGATGCCAATGAATGGCTGCAAAGAATAGGATTCGAAATCGAGTCCTTTGGTCCAAGAACATTTGCCATACATGGAGTACCTTCATTTATGACTCACAGCAATTATGCCTCCATTATCAAAGATGTATTAAAAGAATTTAACATTAAAGACCAAAAAGAATTAAAAATCGGTCACCAAATTGCCTTACTTTTGGCCCAAAAAACTGCCGTGCGGAACGGAACTCCTCTGAAAAAAGAAGAAAATCAAATGATCTTGCAACAATGGCTGGCTTGTGAAGAACCTTTGATTTATCCGGGAGGTGGTAGTACGGTGGCCGAAATTCAAATTAAAAACTAA
- a CDS encoding rhomboid family intramembrane serine protease yields MFSSTPPVVKNLLIINILVFLAANILPSTLHIPLDNYLALYYWESNHFQPYQLVTHFFTHTYFFHLFFNMFALWMFGRILETVWGGKEFLMYYFITALSGALIYLGYQTWIYSEMWNLIAQFHNTPSIELFEQFLDKYAPLKIINPEAAAQIQSMLTDWAKNPAQFSGQNDLYEFMQMYYHYRIDTPMIGASGAVFGILLAFGWLFPNTELMLLIPPIPLKAKYFVIIYGAIELYAGINYNPGDNVAHFAHIGGMLGGFVYLYIRKKFKGTLY; encoded by the coding sequence ATGTTTAGCAGTACCCCGCCTGTTGTAAAAAACCTTTTGATTATCAACATTCTTGTTTTTTTGGCTGCCAATATTTTACCTTCTACCTTGCATATTCCGTTAGACAATTATTTGGCATTGTATTATTGGGAATCTAATCATTTTCAACCTTATCAGTTGGTTACCCATTTTTTTACCCACACATATTTTTTTCATTTGTTTTTTAACATGTTTGCCTTATGGATGTTTGGACGGATTTTGGAAACTGTCTGGGGAGGGAAAGAATTTTTGATGTATTATTTTATTACGGCTCTTTCCGGAGCTTTGATTTATCTTGGTTATCAAACCTGGATTTATTCGGAAATGTGGAATTTGATTGCTCAATTTCACAACACACCTTCCATTGAGCTGTTTGAGCAATTTCTCGACAAATATGCCCCTCTTAAAATCATTAATCCCGAAGCTGCCGCCCAAATTCAATCCATGCTTACCGATTGGGCAAAAAATCCGGCACAATTTTCAGGACAAAATGATTTGTATGAGTTTATGCAAATGTATTATCACTATCGCATCGACACTCCTATGATTGGTGCTTCCGGAGCCGTGTTTGGAATTTTGCTTGCTTTTGGTTGGCTGTTTCCCAACACAGAATTAATGCTGTTGATCCCTCCCATTCCTTTGAAAGCAAAGTATTTTGTGATAATATACGGAGCCATTGAGCTATATGCCGGCATCAATTACAATCCCGGCGACAATGTTGCACACTTTGCCCATATCGGAGGTATGTTAGGAGGATTTGTTTATTTGTATATCCGAAAAAAATTCAAAGGTACTTTATATTAA
- a CDS encoding rhomboid family intramembrane serine protease, with protein MQPVQWNMLLKLIVVNAVFFLATAILRFIHTGLYTLVIDHLMVSNDFDRWYSLPFALFSYSFLHFEFWHFFFNMLVLFFTGQIFTSFLGENRLLTLYLFGSFAGGLFFLLTALFFDTSDTVFLAGASSAVIAILVATTIYSPNLPVYLFFIGPFPLKYVTLFYVLLLIFGQPGWSLSQTAHIGGIFAGWAYVKWFNLFVWNDIITLHNFKFFKPKPKMKIYDPQREAQNEEKINAILDKISRYGYESLTKQEKDFLFKHSKNRK; from the coding sequence ATGCAACCGGTTCAATGGAATATGTTGTTAAAATTGATCGTTGTCAATGCTGTGTTTTTTCTTGCCACTGCCATATTGAGATTTATACATACCGGACTTTACACACTTGTCATCGACCATCTGATGGTTTCAAACGATTTCGACAGATGGTATTCATTACCCTTTGCACTTTTTTCCTATAGTTTTTTGCATTTCGAATTTTGGCATTTTTTCTTTAACATGCTCGTCTTATTTTTTACAGGTCAAATTTTTACAAGCTTTTTGGGAGAAAACCGTTTATTGACGCTTTATCTGTTTGGATCTTTTGCAGGTGGATTATTTTTTCTGTTGACAGCATTATTTTTTGATACCTCGGATACTGTATTTTTGGCAGGTGCATCAAGTGCCGTCATTGCCATTCTTGTAGCTACCACCATTTACAGTCCCAACCTCCCGGTTTATTTGTTTTTTATAGGTCCTTTCCCCTTAAAATATGTCACACTTTTTTATGTATTGTTATTGATTTTTGGACAACCCGGATGGTCTCTTTCACAAACAGCCCACATAGGAGGAATCTTTGCCGGGTGGGCCTATGTAAAATGGTTCAATCTTTTTGTTTGGAATGATATCATCACGCTACACAATTTTAAATTCTTTAAACCAAAGCCCAAAATGAAAATTTATGATCCCCAACGTGAAGCTCAAAACGAAGAAAAAATTAATGCCATTTTGGATAAAATATCACGTTATGGTTACGAAAGTTTGACTAAACAAGAAAAAGATTTTCTTTTTAAGCATAGTAAAAATCGCAAATGA
- a CDS encoding phosphoesterase, producing the protein MMYWIFFTSIIILNLLIDAIFFYVIKKSSWPSTKSFLYNFILFLSAGGYILMSYLLLSYWLKFYPYKLLRNHLAFFYLACQLSKIIFLTGYFLIYISGQIKKSFYRSPVYNPSRREFISKVSLMAASLPFSTLSFSIIKPFSNKIFHETLYFDNLPEAFEGFKIIQISDLHLGSFLSQEPILQLTRSMKNLQADIVVFTGDLVNEIAEEALDFLPVLKQITSLPVYAILGNHDYGDYFYGKDDLTGKLHNMQLMEEIYQTLGWRLLKNEHVLIEKATDKIALIGVENWGYHARFQKYGDIEKATNNLDLDKYFTILLTHDPTHFEHVVEKQKLNIPLTLSGHTHGMQMGIRTKNFRWSPSAGIYKYWGGLYENENAQKIYVNTGYGYIGMPARIGINPEITLIELRKKK; encoded by the coding sequence ATGATGTATTGGATATTTTTTACTTCTATCATCATTCTTAATTTACTTATCGATGCCATCTTTTTTTATGTTATCAAAAAATCTTCCTGGCCATCAACAAAATCCTTCTTGTATAATTTCATTCTTTTTCTAAGTGCCGGCGGGTATATTTTGATGTCATATTTACTTTTATCCTATTGGCTGAAATTTTATCCTTACAAATTGCTCCGCAACCATTTGGCATTTTTTTATTTGGCCTGTCAACTATCTAAAATCATCTTTTTGACAGGATATTTTCTGATTTACATATCAGGACAAATAAAAAAATCATTCTACCGCTCCCCCGTTTATAATCCCTCAAGAAGGGAGTTTATCTCAAAGGTTTCTCTGATGGCGGCATCTTTGCCATTCTCCACTTTATCATTTTCTATCATTAAGCCATTCAGCAATAAAATTTTTCATGAAACTCTATATTTTGACAATTTGCCGGAGGCATTCGAAGGATTTAAAATCATACAAATTTCCGATCTGCATTTAGGCAGTTTTTTGTCACAAGAACCTATTCTACAACTTACCCGTAGCATGAAAAACCTGCAAGCAGACATTGTGGTGTTTACCGGCGATCTGGTGAACGAAATTGCAGAAGAAGCTCTGGACTTTTTACCCGTTTTAAAACAAATTACATCCTTGCCTGTTTATGCTATTCTCGGCAACCATGATTATGGCGATTACTTCTATGGAAAAGATGATTTAACCGGCAAATTGCACAATATGCAATTAATGGAGGAGATTTATCAAACGCTTGGTTGGCGGTTGTTGAAAAACGAACATGTGTTGATCGAAAAGGCCACCGATAAGATTGCTTTGATTGGAGTTGAAAATTGGGGATATCATGCTCGATTTCAAAAATATGGCGATATAGAAAAAGCCACCAACAATTTAGATTTAGATAAATATTTCACTATTTTGCTAACGCACGACCCGACCCATTTCGAACATGTGGTAGAAAAACAAAAATTAAATATTCCTCTTACGCTTAGCGGCCACACACACGGTATGCAAATGGGTATTAGAACCAAAAACTTCCGCTGGAGCCCATCTGCCGGCATTTACAAATATTGGGGCGGATTATATGAAAATGAAAATGCCCAAAAAATTTATGTCAATACGGGGTATGGTTATATTGGCATGCCGGCCAGAATAGGTATCAATCCTGAAATAACCTTAATCGAACTCAGGAAGAAAAAATAA
- the rpmE gene encoding 50S ribosomal protein L31, translating to MKKGIHPENYRLVVFKDMSNDYAFLTRSTAQSKETIVWEDGNEYPLIKVEISHKSHPFYTGKMQFVDTAGRIDKFKKRYERHQK from the coding sequence ATGAAAAAAGGTATTCATCCGGAAAATTATCGTTTGGTAGTATTTAAAGATATGAGCAACGACTATGCTTTTTTAACCCGTTCTACTGCTCAATCTAAAGAAACCATCGTCTGGGAAGACGGCAACGAATATCCATTGATAAAAGTGGAAATTTCCCATAAATCCCACCCATTCTACACCGGTAAAATGCAATTTGTCGATACTGCCGGAAGAATCGATAAGTTTAAAAAACGTTACGAAAGACATCAAAAATAA
- a CDS encoding glucose-1-phosphate thymidylyltransferase, whose product MKNIQNLIFTDFYHKDFLPLTFFKPFAELRSGIFTFRQRWELLTNLKTTGYFTENYLLPLYNSPSPGISLIINPNIVPTQKLIEKILQINTGESLWMGDLFIAALTNDIPVDWSDVQGYLKQNTSPSQISNTFEIECFTRPWELFLWNQKMFAIDINLLPEDFVLVNEIPGVFIKGAGIYMHPSAIIQPGTVINATSGPVILDKHSEIMEGCMIRGPFYLGEHAQLKMGAKIYGPTTIGPYCKVGGEVNNSIFTAYSNKAHDGFIGNSVIGEWVNLGADTNNSNLKNNYSEITVWSYKENGWINTGLQFCGLIMGDHAKSAINTQFNTGTVCGPFANIFMPGFPPKHIPAFSWGGHRSNKFQLDKAIEMIHRVMERRQVKPTEEYLMIVEHVYQHLT is encoded by the coding sequence ATGAAAAATATCCAAAACTTAATATTTACCGATTTCTATCATAAGGATTTTTTGCCTTTGACATTTTTCAAACCTTTTGCCGAATTGCGTTCCGGCATTTTCACCTTTCGCCAACGTTGGGAATTATTGACCAATTTAAAGACAACCGGATATTTTACAGAAAATTATCTATTGCCTTTGTATAACTCGCCCTCGCCCGGTATTTCCCTGATAATAAACCCCAATATTGTCCCTACACAAAAGTTGATTGAAAAAATTTTGCAAATCAATACTGGTGAATCATTATGGATGGGAGATCTTTTTATCGCTGCGCTCACCAATGATATTCCCGTTGATTGGTCTGATGTACAAGGATATTTAAAACAAAACACATCCCCCTCTCAAATAAGCAATACATTTGAAATTGAATGTTTCACCAGACCTTGGGAACTGTTTCTTTGGAACCAAAAAATGTTTGCTATAGATATAAATCTTCTTCCTGAAGATTTTGTTTTGGTAAATGAAATACCCGGAGTTTTTATAAAAGGCGCGGGAATATACATGCATCCCTCTGCCATCATACAACCGGGAACGGTCATCAACGCAACTTCCGGTCCGGTTATATTGGACAAACATTCCGAGATAATGGAAGGATGTATGATTCGCGGACCCTTTTATTTGGGCGAACATGCCCAATTGAAAATGGGAGCGAAAATATATGGGCCAACAACCATAGGACCCTATTGCAAGGTAGGAGGCGAAGTAAACAACAGCATTTTTACCGCTTATAGCAACAAAGCACATGACGGTTTTATCGGAAACTCCGTGATTGGCGAATGGGTCAATTTAGGAGCCGACACCAACAATTCCAATCTTAAGAACAATTACAGTGAAATAACCGTATGGAGCTATAAAGAAAACGGATGGATCAACACAGGACTGCAGTTTTGTGGCTTAATCATGGGCGACCATGCCAAATCGGCCATTAACACACAGTTTAATACCGGTACCGTTTGCGGCCCCTTTGCCAATATCTTTATGCCGGGCTTTCCGCCAAAACATATTCCCGCTTTTTCTTGGGGCGGCCACCGTTCCAATAAATTTCAACTTGACAAAGCCATAGAAATGATTCACCGGGTCATGGAACGACGCCAAGTGAAACCCACTGAAGAATATCTCATGATTGTTGAACATGTTTACCAACATCTTACCTGA
- the lon gene encoding Lon protease: protein MNADNFFIPNILDEEVEFVPLMTEDDEEKMNNEEVPQTLPILPLRNTVLFPGIVIPITVGRDKSIHLIKDAYAGNKLIGVAAQKDDKIENPEEKDIFKIGTVAKILKMLKMPDGNITAIIQGKRRFEIIEMLQTEPYFVAKVSPITHAEMPKDEKFKALVSTIRDLALQIIKLSPNIPSEASIAIKNIESPFFLINFIASNLNIKVEEKQALLEEINITNRAEKVLHHLSMEHKLLLMKHEIQSKVKSDLDRQQREFFLNQQLKQIQEELGGTPQELEIKAFKEKAAKKKWPSHAKERFEKEIEKLQRLNPAAAEYSIQVNYIETLLDLPWNHYTRDRFDLKRAQRILDRDHFGLEKVKERIIEHLAVLKLKKNMKAPILCLYGPPGVGKTSLGRSIAEALGRKYVRMSLGGLHDEAEIRGHRKTYIGAMPGRIIQNIKKAQSSNPVFILDEIDKLGRDIHGDPSSALLEVLDPEQNKAFYDNFLEIEYDLSRVLFIATANNLSTIQPALLDRMEIIEINGYTIEEKIEIAKRHLIPKLLVEHGMQKNEIEILPETIEKIINEHTRESGVRGLEKKLAKIIRNRAKSKALGEKFEKIVHAEEIENILGPGHSLDKYQGNDVAGVVTGLAWTPTGGDILFVEVGLSPGKGKLTITGNLGDVMKESATIAFHYFKSIANKFHIAPEVFDKWDVHIHVPEGAIPKDGPSAGITMLTAIASAFTQRKVKSKLAMTGEITLRGRVLAVGGIKEKILAAKRAGIKEIILSVDNEKDVKEIKPQYIKGLNFTYVEKMDEVLEKALLKQTVKSPLQLV from the coding sequence ATGAATGCAGACAACTTTTTTATTCCCAACATATTAGACGAAGAAGTAGAGTTTGTTCCTTTAATGACGGAGGACGACGAAGAAAAAATGAACAATGAAGAGGTGCCTCAAACCCTGCCAATTTTACCTCTTCGCAATACCGTACTTTTCCCCGGCATCGTCATACCGATCACCGTAGGGCGTGACAAAAGTATTCATCTCATTAAAGATGCCTATGCCGGAAATAAACTTATTGGTGTTGCCGCGCAAAAAGATGACAAAATAGAAAATCCTGAAGAAAAGGATATTTTCAAAATAGGCACGGTGGCCAAAATTCTCAAAATGCTGAAAATGCCCGATGGCAATATTACCGCCATCATTCAAGGGAAACGCAGGTTCGAAATCATCGAAATGTTACAAACCGAGCCTTATTTTGTGGCAAAAGTATCTCCCATTACTCATGCTGAAATGCCCAAAGACGAAAAATTTAAAGCTCTGGTATCGACCATCCGCGATTTGGCTTTACAAATCATAAAATTATCGCCCAACATTCCCTCAGAAGCTTCCATTGCTATCAAAAATATCGAAAGTCCATTTTTTTTGATAAATTTCATCGCATCCAATCTCAATATTAAAGTTGAAGAAAAACAAGCCCTGCTCGAAGAAATCAACATCACCAACCGCGCCGAAAAAGTGCTTCATCATCTGTCTATGGAGCATAAATTATTGTTGATGAAGCATGAAATTCAAAGCAAAGTTAAAAGCGACCTTGATCGTCAACAACGGGAATTTTTTCTAAATCAGCAATTGAAACAAATACAGGAAGAGCTTGGAGGAACTCCACAAGAACTTGAAATAAAGGCCTTTAAAGAAAAGGCTGCCAAAAAAAAGTGGCCTAGTCATGCCAAAGAAAGATTTGAAAAAGAAATTGAAAAACTTCAACGTCTCAATCCTGCCGCAGCCGAATATTCAATTCAAGTAAACTATATCGAAACATTGTTGGATCTGCCATGGAATCATTATACCCGCGACAGATTCGATTTAAAGCGTGCACAAAGAATTCTCGACCGCGATCATTTCGGATTGGAAAAAGTAAAAGAAAGAATCATTGAACATTTGGCTGTGTTGAAACTCAAAAAAAACATGAAAGCCCCGATTTTATGTTTATACGGCCCTCCGGGAGTAGGGAAAACGTCTCTTGGGCGATCCATTGCCGAAGCCCTCGGAAGAAAATATGTCAGAATGTCGCTGGGCGGATTGCACGATGAAGCTGAGATTCGCGGCCACCGCAAAACATATATTGGTGCCATGCCGGGGAGAATTATTCAAAACATCAAAAAAGCCCAATCATCCAATCCTGTATTCATTTTAGATGAAATTGACAAGCTTGGGCGCGACATTCATGGTGACCCTTCTTCGGCATTGCTCGAAGTGCTCGATCCGGAACAAAACAAAGCATTTTATGACAACTTCCTGGAGATCGAATACGATCTGTCAAGAGTATTGTTCATTGCCACGGCAAACAACTTGTCAACCATTCAACCGGCTTTGCTCGACCGCATGGAGATAATTGAAATTAACGGATATACCATTGAAGAAAAAATAGAAATAGCAAAAAGGCATTTAATCCCAAAATTGTTGGTTGAACATGGCATGCAAAAAAACGAAATTGAAATTCTTCCCGAAACTATCGAAAAAATCATCAATGAGCACACCCGCGAATCAGGTGTAAGAGGGCTTGAAAAAAAACTTGCCAAAATCATTCGCAATCGTGCCAAAAGTAAAGCACTGGGTGAGAAATTTGAAAAAATTGTTCATGCCGAGGAAATTGAAAATATACTTGGTCCGGGACATTCGTTGGACAAATATCAAGGGAACGATGTGGCAGGTGTGGTGACCGGACTTGCCTGGACGCCCACCGGAGGGGATATTTTGTTTGTCGAAGTTGGTCTTAGCCCGGGCAAAGGCAAATTGACCATTACAGGAAACCTTGGAGATGTGATGAAAGAATCAGCCACTATTGCCTTTCATTATTTTAAGTCCATTGCAAATAAATTTCATATTGCCCCGGAGGTCTTCGACAAATGGGATGTGCATATACACGTGCCCGAAGGTGCTATTCCGAAAGACGGACCATCGGCAGGCATCACGATGCTTACTGCAATTGCATCGGCATTTACACAAAGAAAAGTAAAAAGCAAACTTGCCATGACAGGAGAAATCACTTTGAGAGGACGAGTGTTGGCTGTAGGGGGTATTAAAGAGAAAATACTGGCTGCAAAAAGAGCCGGTATCAAAGAGATAATTCTTTCTGTGGACAACGAAAAAGATGTAAAAGAGATTAAACCACAATATATTAAAGGGCTGAATTTCACCTATGTCGAAAAAATGGATGAAGTGCTCGAAAAAGCTTTGCTGAAACAAACAGTCAAATCGCCTTTGCAATTGGTGTAA